The following proteins come from a genomic window of Candidatus Thermoplasmatota archaeon:
- a CDS encoding molybdopterin-dependent oxidoreductase yields the protein RGARGIAKRFPGADGPSEPVGGKLIVVDPRPIPLARLAWLHLQPNPGTDVALYNGMLREILARGLADVEFVRDHAEGFDELRRAVEPYDLARVERITGVPQEKIVQAAVAYGSARRAAIYWGMGVSQHTTGSDNSFCLINLALVTGNVGRRGTGLNPLRGQNNVQGASDMGSIPMYYPGYQRADDPAVRLKFGEAWGVGEGPPRGLTVTEILKAAERREIRGLYVMGENPVLSDPDMNHVDRCVAALDFLAVQDIFLTETAEYADVVLPAATGLEKEGTYANTDRHVQMGRAVLAPPGEAREDWRIVQDLAQRMGYPMDYPNVAAIQEEVRSLVPDYAGITHGRIARENVQWPARSTDEPGMAIYESIPRGKGLLRPAEWLPARELPDAEFPYVLNTGRVLEHWHTGTMTRRARVLDELSPDPFVEMNEDDALREGLRDGERVRVASRRGSVELRLKATRRMLRNTVFIPFHFREAAANLLTIDALDPYAKIPEFKFCAVRIEPLGPPKT from the coding sequence GGGCACGGACGTCGCCTTGTACAACGGCATGCTGCGGGAGATCCTCGCGCGCGGCCTTGCGGACGTCGAGTTCGTCCGCGACCACGCGGAAGGGTTCGACGAGCTCCGCCGGGCCGTCGAGCCCTACGACCTCGCGCGCGTGGAGCGGATCACGGGCGTCCCGCAGGAGAAGATCGTGCAGGCGGCCGTCGCGTACGGGTCCGCCCGGCGCGCGGCCATCTACTGGGGCATGGGCGTAAGCCAGCACACGACGGGCAGCGACAATTCCTTCTGCCTCATCAACCTCGCCCTCGTGACGGGAAACGTCGGCCGTCGCGGCACGGGACTGAACCCGCTTCGCGGCCAGAACAACGTGCAGGGCGCAAGCGACATGGGCTCGATCCCCATGTACTACCCCGGCTACCAGCGCGCCGACGATCCGGCCGTGCGCCTCAAGTTCGGAGAGGCCTGGGGCGTGGGCGAGGGCCCGCCGCGCGGCCTCACCGTGACGGAGATCCTGAAGGCGGCCGAGCGCAGGGAGATCCGCGGCCTCTACGTGATGGGCGAGAACCCGGTCCTCTCGGACCCCGACATGAATCACGTCGACCGTTGCGTGGCGGCGTTGGACTTCCTCGCCGTCCAGGACATCTTCCTCACCGAGACGGCCGAGTACGCCGACGTCGTGCTCCCCGCCGCGACCGGCCTCGAGAAGGAGGGCACGTACGCCAACACCGACCGTCACGTGCAGATGGGCCGCGCGGTGCTTGCGCCGCCTGGGGAAGCGCGCGAGGACTGGCGCATCGTGCAGGACCTCGCGCAACGCATGGGCTATCCCATGGACTACCCAAACGTGGCCGCGATCCAGGAGGAGGTGCGCTCGCTCGTGCCCGACTACGCGGGCATCACGCACGGGCGGATCGCGCGCGAGAACGTGCAGTGGCCAGCGCGCTCCACGGACGAGCCCGGCATGGCCATCTACGAATCGATCCCCCGCGGCAAGGGCCTGCTGCGACCCGCCGAGTGGCTTCCGGCCCGGGAGCTTCCCGACGCCGAGTTCCCGTACGTCCTCAACACCGGGCGCGTGCTCGAGCATTGGCACACGGGCACCATGACGCGCCGCGCGCGCGTGCTCGACGAGCTCTCGCCCGACCCCTTCGTGGAGATGAACGAGGACGACGCGCTGCGCGAGGGCCTTCGCGACGGCGAGCGCGTGCGCGTCGCAAGCCGCCGCGGATCCGTCGAGCTTCGGCTCAAGGCCACGCGGCGCATGCTGCGCAACACGGTTTTCATTCCGTTCCACTTTCGCGAGGCGGCCGCAAATCTCCTTACGATCGACGCGCTTGACCCCTACGCCAAAATTCCGGAGTTCAAGTTCTGCGCCGTGCGAATCGAACCGCTTGGGCCCCCGAAGACCTGA
- a CDS encoding PQQ-binding-like beta-propeller repeat protein, producing the protein MSLRRADARFLTLLAAGLALAPLAAAQDWPMLHGNAAHTGSHGLSGGADGAVLWKFLAADAIEASPAVADGNVFVGDRAGRLYAVNASGFPVWNRSLGTSISSSAAVVGGVVYVGSAQAGGAGRLHALRAADGADVWPPFSTPRIVHASPAVAEGRVYFAHEGGEVVALDAATGTRVWNRTLGGDVYSSPTVAEGLLYVGAYDHAVYALNASTGAVAWQRSTGGLVDSTPAVSGGVVYVGSWDHRLYAWDAQTGAPRWNVSTGGAIVSDPSVAGGVVYVGSGSTKLHAYRASDGVERWSFETGGLVATSAAVSGDTVYFGSVDDWVYALNATDGRLRWSRQTGGDVWSSPAVVDGTVYVGSYDRSLYALDAGQGQAPTPPSAAFFVTNLSVAPAVPRFPEAVVASVRVANQGAADGTAVVRLRVNGEPLDERNVTLGPGGSQLLSFAPWNPPAAGQYRFEAAFDEEGQRFEQWVTVHPPSDDGGDDGDPGSDDGSDDGSGDGTGNDSTGDGAGGGQGQDRDGNGNTEGDDGSSGTRGRFRPHDLPPETVGLLVAVVPVALVGAAAVAIRAWRR; encoded by the coding sequence GTGAGCCTGCGGCGGGCCGACGCGCGTTTCCTAACGCTCCTTGCAGCCGGCCTTGCGCTTGCGCCTTTGGCCGCGGCGCAGGATTGGCCGATGCTCCACGGGAACGCCGCCCACACGGGGTCCCACGGCCTCTCCGGCGGGGCCGATGGGGCCGTCCTCTGGAAGTTTCTCGCGGCCGACGCGATCGAAGCGTCGCCGGCGGTGGCCGACGGGAACGTGTTCGTCGGCGATCGGGCGGGGCGGCTTTACGCCGTGAATGCTTCAGGCTTTCCGGTTTGGAACCGCAGCCTGGGGACCTCCATCTCCTCCTCGGCGGCCGTCGTCGGCGGCGTCGTGTACGTCGGCTCGGCGCAGGCGGGCGGCGCGGGGCGGTTGCACGCGCTGCGCGCGGCGGACGGCGCCGACGTGTGGCCGCCGTTCTCGACGCCAAGGATCGTGCACGCCTCGCCGGCCGTCGCCGAGGGGCGCGTGTACTTCGCGCACGAGGGGGGCGAGGTCGTCGCGCTCGACGCCGCGACGGGCACGCGCGTCTGGAACCGGACGCTCGGTGGCGACGTGTATTCGTCGCCGACCGTCGCGGAGGGCCTCCTGTACGTGGGCGCCTACGACCACGCCGTGTACGCCCTCAACGCTTCGACCGGCGCCGTCGCGTGGCAGCGTTCGACGGGCGGCCTCGTGGACTCCACGCCCGCCGTGTCCGGCGGCGTGGTCTACGTCGGCTCGTGGGACCACCGGCTGTACGCGTGGGACGCGCAGACGGGCGCGCCGCGCTGGAACGTGTCCACCGGCGGCGCGATCGTGTCCGATCCTTCGGTGGCCGGCGGCGTCGTGTACGTGGGTTCCGGCAGCACGAAGCTCCACGCGTACCGCGCAAGCGACGGCGTGGAGCGGTGGTCGTTCGAGACGGGGGGGCTCGTGGCGACGTCGGCGGCCGTCTCGGGCGACACGGTGTACTTCGGCTCGGTCGACGATTGGGTCTACGCGCTCAACGCGACCGACGGGCGCCTACGCTGGTCGCGCCAAACGGGCGGCGACGTGTGGTCCTCCCCGGCCGTGGTGGACGGCACCGTGTACGTCGGATCCTACGACCGTTCCCTGTACGCGCTCGACGCCGGGCAGGGCCAGGCGCCCACGCCACCGTCGGCCGCGTTTTTCGTCACGAACCTTTCCGTCGCGCCGGCCGTTCCGCGATTCCCCGAAGCGGTCGTCGCCTCGGTGCGGGTCGCAAACCAGGGCGCCGCCGACGGGACGGCCGTCGTCCGGCTGCGCGTGAACGGCGAGCCTCTCGACGAGCGCAACGTCACGTTGGGGCCGGGCGGCTCGCAGCTCCTTTCGTTTGCGCCCTGGAATCCTCCGGCCGCCGGCCAGTACCGGTTCGAGGCCGCGTTCGACGAAGAAGGCCAGCGGTTCGAGCAGTGGGTCACGGTGCATCCTCCAAGCGACGACGGAGGCGACGACGGGGATCCGGGTTCCGACGACGGCTCGGACGACGGGTCCGGCGACGGAACCGGGAACGACTCCACGGGCGACGGGGCCGGCGGGGGGCAAGGGCAGGACCGGGATGGAAACGGCAACACCGAAGGCGACGACGGATCGTCGGGCACTCGCGGGCGATTCCGCCCGCACGACCTTCCACCGGAGACCGTGGGGCTCCTCGTGGCCGTCGTTCCGGTCGCCCTCGTGGGCGCGGCGGCCGTGGCGATCCGCGCCTGGCGCCGCTAG
- a CDS encoding molybdenum cofactor guanylyltransferase, translating to MQISGIVLAGGKGTRLRADKAWADLGGKPLVLRVIEAIRPVVNEIVVVTNEPEKYAKLDVRTVRDTIPGEGPLIGLQSGLKAVRNPWAFVATCDMPFLTPDFVYFLLRQTTRFDAVVPGDLKTRYPLSAMYAKACVPAIEHEIGRGRREVVSFFENVRVRWIPINVLKKVVDVDRVLFDVDTPEDLEKAKGMLKSS from the coding sequence ATGCAGATCAGCGGGATCGTGCTGGCCGGCGGGAAGGGCACGCGCCTGCGCGCGGACAAGGCGTGGGCGGATCTCGGCGGCAAGCCGCTCGTGCTTCGGGTGATCGAGGCCATCCGACCGGTCGTCAACGAGATCGTCGTCGTGACCAACGAGCCCGAGAAGTACGCGAAGCTCGACGTCCGCACGGTTCGCGACACGATTCCGGGCGAGGGCCCGCTCATCGGGCTGCAGTCCGGCCTGAAGGCGGTCCGCAATCCGTGGGCCTTCGTGGCCACGTGCGACATGCCCTTCCTCACTCCCGACTTCGTGTACTTCCTCCTGCGTCAGACCACGCGCTTTGACGCCGTCGTGCCGGGCGACCTGAAGACGCGCTACCCGCTCTCGGCCATGTACGCGAAGGCCTGCGTTCCGGCCATCGAGCACGAGATCGGACGGGGAAGGCGCGAGGTCGTGAGCTTCTTCGAGAACGTCCGCGTGCGCTGGATCCCGATCAACGTGCTGAAGAAGGTGGTCGACGTCGACCGCGTCCTCTTCGACGTGGACACGCCCGAAGACCTGGAGAAGGCCAAGGGCATGCTCAAGTCGAGCTAG
- a CDS encoding CofH family radical SAM protein, whose amino-acid sequence MRASLAEERSVASLLERARRGERIELDDGVFLLEHADPLALGLAADRIRRKRHGNAVYFRNDLNLNPTNVCVASCGFCSFYRKGHEHDAYTFTIDEVRAKAEAAVSRGVQEFHVVGGLHPDLPVAYYEDFFRTLKQASSNCHVQGLTAVEVDYLARLEKTTLGSVLTRLRAAGLDSLPGGGAEIFDPAVRKRMMATKIGADRWLAVHREAHALGIRTNATMLYGHVEELRDRVTHMDLLRRHQDEELARGTVGYQAFVPLAYNPENNELERRHALLGTTGLDDLRTVAFARIFLDNFDHVKLPWVTVGKALAQTALSFGCDDVGGAAFEERILQAAGGRTWEYVGDSDLPRAIRQAGFSIRWTSGVYDRQWSVPA is encoded by the coding sequence ATGCGGGCGAGCCTGGCCGAGGAACGGAGCGTCGCGTCCCTGCTGGAGCGGGCGCGGCGCGGCGAGCGCATCGAGCTCGACGACGGCGTCTTCCTCCTCGAGCACGCCGACCCGCTTGCCCTGGGCCTTGCCGCCGACCGCATCCGCCGCAAGCGCCACGGCAACGCGGTGTACTTCCGAAACGACCTCAACCTCAACCCGACGAACGTGTGCGTCGCAAGCTGCGGCTTCTGCTCCTTCTACCGCAAGGGCCACGAGCACGACGCGTACACGTTCACGATCGACGAGGTGAGAGCCAAGGCGGAGGCCGCGGTCTCTCGCGGCGTGCAGGAGTTCCACGTCGTAGGCGGCCTGCACCCGGACCTTCCGGTCGCCTATTACGAGGATTTTTTTAGGACCCTAAAACAAGCTTCGTCGAACTGCCACGTGCAGGGGCTCACGGCCGTCGAGGTGGACTACCTCGCGCGCCTGGAGAAGACGACCCTAGGCTCGGTGCTGACGAGGCTTCGCGCCGCCGGGCTCGATTCGCTGCCCGGCGGAGGCGCCGAGATCTTCGATCCCGCGGTCCGCAAGCGCATGATGGCGACGAAGATCGGCGCCGACCGCTGGCTTGCCGTGCACCGCGAGGCGCACGCCCTTGGCATCCGCACGAACGCGACGATGCTCTACGGTCACGTCGAGGAGCTTCGCGACCGCGTCACGCACATGGACCTCCTTCGCCGCCACCAGGACGAGGAGCTCGCGCGCGGGACCGTCGGCTACCAGGCGTTCGTTCCGCTCGCCTACAATCCCGAGAACAACGAGCTCGAGAGGCGCCACGCGCTTCTTGGCACGACGGGCCTCGACGACCTTCGCACGGTCGCGTTTGCCCGCATCTTCCTCGACAACTTCGACCACGTGAAGCTCCCCTGGGTGACCGTCGGCAAGGCGCTTGCCCAGACCGCGCTCTCGTTCGGCTGCGACGACGTGGGCGGCGCCGCGTTTGAGGAGCGCATCCTGCAGGCGGCCGGCGGGCGGACGTGGGAGTACGTTGGCGACAGCGACCTTCCGCGCGCGATCCGCCAGGCGGGCTTCTCGATCCGTTGGACAAGCGGCGTCTACGACCGCCAGTGGAGCGTGCCCGCCTGA
- a CDS encoding menaquinone biosynthesis protein produces MERARLSEALRVGVVDFLNSKPIVHAIETGRIPLPPGVEIVRAAPARLNAMLREGLLDASFVSSIEFARSHRDLALLRGLSINSRGFVDSVVLFHAGLPALAGGTIGVTGRSATSDVLLRILLARRYGVEARLEKGVADLARVGNDLAGVLLIGDEALAARDRRPELLREDLGHAWHELTGLPMVFAVFAARRDALAARGRLLRLAHRAILTSRDWGMENLDAIAPSREARAYFDRLDFRLEGDILDGLRAFYEHAYKIGELRELPPAEALRDER; encoded by the coding sequence GTGGAGCGTGCCCGCCTGAGCGAGGCGCTGCGCGTGGGCGTCGTCGACTTCCTCAACTCGAAGCCCATCGTCCACGCGATCGAGACCGGGCGGATCCCGCTTCCCCCGGGCGTGGAGATCGTGCGCGCGGCGCCGGCCCGGCTCAACGCGATGCTGCGCGAGGGGCTTCTCGACGCAAGCTTCGTCTCCTCCATCGAGTTCGCCCGCTCGCACAGGGACCTCGCCCTCCTGCGCGGCTTGAGCATCAACTCGCGCGGATTCGTCGACAGCGTGGTCCTCTTCCACGCCGGCCTTCCGGCGCTCGCGGGCGGCACGATCGGCGTCACCGGCCGCTCGGCCACGAGCGACGTGCTGCTGCGAATCCTGCTTGCGCGCCGGTACGGGGTCGAAGCCCGCCTGGAGAAGGGCGTGGCGGACCTCGCCCGCGTGGGGAACGACCTCGCGGGCGTGCTCCTCATCGGGGACGAAGCGCTCGCCGCCCGCGATCGGCGGCCGGAGCTCTTGCGCGAGGATCTCGGGCACGCCTGGCACGAGCTCACCGGGCTTCCCATGGTGTTTGCGGTCTTCGCGGCGCGGCGGGACGCGCTTGCCGCGCGCGGGCGGCTCCTTCGCCTGGCGCACCGCGCGATCCTCACCTCGCGCGACTGGGGCATGGAGAACCTCGACGCGATTGCGCCCTCCCGCGAGGCGCGCGCGTACTTCGACCGGCTGGACTTCCGGCTCGAGGGCGACATCCTCGACGGCCTTCGGGCGTTCTACGAGCACGCGTACAAGATCGGCGAGCTTCGGGAGCTTCCGCCGGCGGAGGCGTTGCGTGACGAGCGTTGA
- the mqnC gene encoding cyclic dehypoxanthinyl futalosine synthase: MTSVERLLSESAEGRRLSRDEAARLWREAPLAELAAAAHAARNRRTDPRTVTYVVDRNINYTNVCNVYCSFCAFYRTKKDEDAYTLSTEQVLAKVEELVAIGGTQVLLQGGLNEDLPLDHMKSLFRAVRDRFPQVDLHSLTATEIEFWARKHGMTFEAVLRELRDAGLKSLPGGGMEILVDRVRNKVSPLKTDAQTYLAIHRAAHELGMTSTATMMFGTVETIEERIEHLDAVRALQDASRRAGRRGFTAFIPWSYQHDERVPLRVPPTTADDYLRTMAVSRLYLDNVEHLQSGWVTEGPKIAQVALRFGADDWGGVLMEENVISAAGTVFSMTPRDACRLIRAAGHAPAQRDTYYSILRRWEREDPPEVRIRAPEHGTPVMPTAGTNASFRV; this comes from the coding sequence GTGACGAGCGTTGAGCGGCTGCTGTCGGAGTCGGCCGAGGGCCGGCGGCTTTCGCGGGACGAGGCCGCGCGCCTCTGGCGCGAGGCCCCCCTTGCCGAGCTTGCAGCCGCCGCGCACGCCGCGCGCAACCGGAGGACGGACCCCCGAACGGTCACCTACGTGGTGGACCGCAACATCAACTACACGAACGTCTGCAACGTCTACTGCAGCTTCTGCGCGTTCTACCGCACGAAGAAGGACGAGGACGCCTACACGCTCTCGACCGAGCAGGTGCTCGCCAAGGTCGAGGAGCTTGTCGCCATCGGCGGCACGCAGGTTCTGCTTCAGGGCGGCTTGAACGAGGACCTCCCGCTCGACCACATGAAGTCCCTCTTCCGCGCGGTCCGCGACCGCTTCCCGCAAGTCGACCTCCACAGCCTCACGGCCACGGAGATCGAGTTCTGGGCCCGCAAGCACGGCATGACCTTCGAGGCCGTCCTGCGCGAGCTTCGCGACGCGGGCTTGAAGAGCCTTCCCGGCGGGGGCATGGAGATCCTCGTCGACCGCGTTCGGAACAAGGTGAGCCCGCTCAAGACGGACGCGCAGACGTACCTTGCGATCCACCGGGCCGCGCACGAGCTTGGCATGACCTCGACGGCCACGATGATGTTCGGAACGGTGGAGACGATCGAGGAGCGCATCGAGCACCTGGACGCGGTGCGCGCGCTGCAGGACGCGTCGAGGCGCGCGGGCCGCCGCGGGTTCACGGCCTTCATTCCGTGGAGCTACCAGCACGACGAGCGCGTCCCGCTCCGCGTGCCGCCCACCACGGCGGACGACTACCTTCGGACGATGGCCGTCTCGCGGCTGTACCTCGACAACGTCGAGCATCTCCAGAGCGGATGGGTCACGGAAGGGCCCAAGATCGCGCAGGTCGCGTTGCGGTTCGGGGCGGACGACTGGGGCGGCGTGCTCATGGAGGAGAACGTGATCTCGGCCGCCGGCACGGTCTTCTCGATGACGCCGCGCGACGCTTGCCGCCTCATCCGGGCGGCCGGGCACGCGCCCGCCCAGCGCGACACGTACTACTCGATCCTGCGGCGCTGGGAGCGCGAGGACCCGCCGGAGGTCCGCATCCGGGCGCCCGAGCACGGCACGCCCGTCATGCCGACGGCGGGGACGAACGCGAGCTTCCGCGTCTGA
- a CDS encoding carboxymuconolactone decarboxylase family protein yields MVQTQTPSEVYREIEQTFGTVPEWVREIPPSGIAPFWGLFRDFYLAETKIPNKYKELIGLAVSGATRCRYCTLFHTEGARLHGATDEEIAEANFMSGVTMFGSTFLNGQQTDYDRFRKETEQIVSFVKRNAAKPTQHAAPARR; encoded by the coding sequence ATGGTCCAGACGCAGACGCCAAGCGAAGTGTATCGCGAGATCGAGCAGACCTTCGGCACGGTGCCCGAGTGGGTGCGGGAGATCCCGCCGAGCGGGATCGCGCCCTTCTGGGGGCTGTTCCGCGACTTCTACCTCGCCGAGACGAAGATTCCAAACAAGTACAAGGAGCTCATCGGCCTTGCCGTCTCCGGCGCCACGCGCTGCCGTTACTGCACGCTCTTCCACACGGAGGGCGCGCGGCTGCACGGGGCCACGGACGAGGAGATCGCGGAGGCCAACTTCATGTCGGGCGTTACGATGTTCGGCAGCACGTTCCTGAACGGCCAGCAGACGGACTACGACCGCTTCCGGAAGGAGACCGAGCAGATCGTGAGCTTCGTCAAGAGGAACGCCGCCAAGCCGACGCAGCATGCCGCCCCCGCACGACGCTGA
- a CDS encoding LSm family protein has product MKEVLEKRLRPLVGAELIVVMQDDRSYKGKLIEFDENWLVLSDVTEGSAQNLRGWEEAAVSSGIVEKYITMRGIISEEKDKTKIIRLKEVVLNLHRVLRIWPLRPEYLAKPEHIHVEGRGH; this is encoded by the coding sequence ATGAAGGAGGTCCTCGAGAAGCGCCTGCGGCCGCTCGTCGGCGCGGAGCTCATCGTCGTCATGCAGGACGACCGCTCGTACAAGGGCAAGCTCATCGAGTTCGACGAAAACTGGCTCGTCCTGAGCGACGTGACGGAGGGCTCCGCGCAGAACCTGCGCGGTTGGGAGGAGGCCGCCGTCTCGTCCGGCATCGTCGAGAAGTACATCACGATGCGCGGCATCATCAGCGAGGAGAAGGACAAGACGAAGATCATCCGCCTGAAGGAGGTCGTCCTCAACCTCCATCGGGTGCTCCGCATCTGGCCGCTTCGGCCGGAGTACCTCGCGAAGCCCGAGCACATCCACGTCGAGGGACGCGGCCACTAG
- a CDS encoding cobalamin-binding protein, whose product MRIVSVCPSNTEIACALGLSDELVALDDDSDFPKEVQHLPRVGKDLQIDAAKVESHAPDLVLASLSVPGMERVVESLRARRLPVLVLDARGWQAILDEIRLVGERTGRTREAREIVESMQSRLSVVAARTRGRPVVPFYFEWWPPGPRMGPIVPTRDTWVNDLAAAAGGRHVFADAPGASMPVDPKDVFARRFDHVFVCWCGTLQRKQSVDRVAGRAGWTELPAVKAGRIHLLDEGVYGRPGPRVVEGAEEMGRILHPDA is encoded by the coding sequence GTGCGGATCGTCTCCGTCTGCCCGTCGAACACCGAGATCGCCTGCGCGCTTGGGCTCTCCGACGAGCTCGTGGCGCTCGACGACGACAGCGACTTCCCGAAGGAGGTCCAGCACTTGCCCCGCGTCGGGAAGGACCTGCAGATCGACGCGGCGAAGGTCGAATCCCACGCGCCCGACCTCGTGCTGGCCTCCCTGTCGGTGCCCGGCATGGAGCGCGTCGTGGAGAGCCTCCGGGCACGCCGGCTGCCCGTGCTCGTCCTGGACGCGAGGGGCTGGCAGGCCATCCTCGACGAGATCCGCCTCGTGGGCGAGCGCACCGGGCGGACGCGCGAGGCGCGCGAGATCGTCGAGTCCATGCAGTCGCGCCTCTCCGTCGTCGCGGCTCGCACGCGGGGGCGTCCCGTCGTGCCGTTCTACTTCGAATGGTGGCCGCCGGGCCCACGCATGGGCCCCATCGTGCCCACCCGCGACACGTGGGTGAACGACCTGGCCGCGGCCGCCGGCGGCCGCCACGTCTTTGCCGACGCGCCCGGCGCGTCCATGCCCGTGGACCCAAAGGACGTCTTCGCCCGCCGCTTCGACCACGTGTTCGTCTGCTGGTGCGGCACGCTGCAGCGAAAGCAGAGCGTGGACCGCGTCGCGGGGCGCGCGGGCTGGACGGAGCTTCCGGCCGTGAAGGCCGGCCGCATCCACCTCCTCGACGAGGGCGTCTACGGGCGCCCGGGCCCTCGCGTGGTGGAAGGCGCCGAGGAGATGGGGCGCATCCTTCACCCCGACGCTTGA
- a CDS encoding NAD(P)-dependent oxidoreductase: MTSFEDVLLTRVPASEESIARGFLPGARVLREGLSEATSDVHSDVRVLAVSAMDRVEPSALARMPALVGVVTRSDGYDHLPDAWLVSRGLPGLSLHGYATDSVAHHAVSMILALLHRMPEGALRTREGSWKREDLAGRSLLDVTVGVLGVGRIGSRVARHVLALGGRVLGHDLRRDPTLSDAPGFRWAGSLDELLAGSDVLTVHVPLTATTRGMLGARELSKLPPGAALVNTARGALLDAPAVEAALRGGRLSGFAADVLSGEPDPPDLRRFADLPNVLLTPHLAAYDARTIAARYEHTAAACRALLGNDVATVARLAVCGARPRAVA, translated from the coding sequence GTGACGAGCTTCGAGGACGTGCTCCTGACGCGCGTTCCGGCGAGCGAGGAGTCGATCGCGCGCGGCTTCTTGCCGGGCGCGCGCGTGCTTCGCGAGGGTCTTTCCGAGGCGACCTCCGACGTCCATTCCGACGTGCGCGTGCTGGCGGTCTCGGCCATGGACCGCGTCGAGCCGTCGGCGCTTGCGCGCATGCCCGCGCTCGTCGGCGTCGTGACGCGCTCCGACGGCTACGACCACCTGCCAGACGCCTGGCTCGTCTCCCGCGGCCTGCCGGGGCTCTCGCTCCACGGGTACGCGACGGACTCCGTGGCCCACCACGCCGTCTCGATGATCCTCGCCCTCCTCCACCGCATGCCCGAGGGCGCGCTCCGAACGCGCGAGGGCTCCTGGAAACGAGAGGATCTTGCCGGACGCTCGCTGCTCGACGTCACCGTTGGCGTGCTCGGCGTCGGCCGCATCGGCTCGCGAGTCGCGCGCCACGTGCTTGCGCTTGGCGGGCGTGTCCTCGGGCACGACCTCCGGCGCGACCCGACGCTCTCCGACGCTCCCGGCTTCCGGTGGGCGGGCTCCCTCGACGAGCTTCTGGCGGGAAGCGACGTCCTCACCGTCCACGTTCCGCTGACCGCGACGACCCGCGGGATGCTGGGCGCCCGCGAGCTTTCGAAGCTTCCTCCCGGAGCCGCGCTCGTGAACACGGCGCGAGGCGCGCTTCTCGACGCGCCCGCAGTCGAAGCGGCGCTGCGCGGCGGCCGGCTGTCCGGCTTTGCCGCCGACGTGCTCTCCGGCGAGCCCGATCCGCCCGACCTTCGCCGCTTCGCGGACCTCCCAAACGTCCTCCTGACGCCGCACCTTGCCGCCTACGACGCGCGCACGATCGCCGCGCGCTACGAGCACACGGCCGCCGCGTGCCGCGCGCTCCTTGGAAACGACGTCGCGACCGTCGCGCGCCTTGCCGTCTGCGGCGCGCGGCCGAGGGCGGTCGCGTGA